The genomic region ACCTACCACCTGCGCTGGACCACCGACCACGAGGAGGAGCGCCGGGACTGAGGCGCGACCCGACGACGACCCGCGTCACTCCTCGGCAGGTTCTCGGGGCTTACGCACCGCGTCGTGGCGCACGATGACGGCGTACGGGCCGATCGCCAGCAACCCGTCTCCTCCGACCGCCGTGTGGGTCGTCCGGATCAGCTCCAGCACCCCGCTGGACTCGTCGAAGTCGACGTCGGCGAGCTCGCCGATCTCGTAGCCGCCGTCGGTCAGCACCCGGCGTCCGAGCAGGTCCAGGTCGCCGGCCACCACGCGCTGCTCGTGGTCGCCGGCGGCTGGACGAAGGCTGTCGGCCGAGTCGACCACCACCGCGTCGGGCCCGAACCCGACGATGCTGGACCAGTCGACCAGCTGCGCCCGCCGCTTCCGACCGGCCACGTGGACGGCGGCGACGTGGTGCGCGCCCGGCATGATGACGTAGCGGATGACGTGGCCGATCTCGTCGGCCGCGTCCCTCGTGTAGACCGGCGTGCGCCGCGCCCGCTCGAACTGCAGCGTCATGTCGGCTCCTCGAGCTGCGCGCGGAAGTCATCGACCGCGCTGCCGAAGCCGGACAGATCGTCGCGGATGAAGTTGGTGACGCTGGCCGGCACGATCAGCGCGTCCGAGGAGACCGCGAACGTCTCGGGCAGCGGGATGTAGCGCTGATCGCTGCCCGGCCCCTGCTCGACCGTGGGACCGCCGATCTCGTAGCCGACGACGCGTGCCTCGCTGACGTCGACCTCGAGCACGATGTCGGTGACGGTCCCGAGCTCACGTCCGTCGTCCGTGATGACCCGGCCACTGACGACGTCCTCCGCGTCGCCGCCGGTGAACGCGTCGGCCTCCGGAGCCGTGAGGCGGTCCCGCGACGCG from Euzebyales bacterium harbors:
- a CDS encoding PRC-barrel domain-containing protein — protein: MSLVMRAGEITGRPVVTLDTAEDIAEVKDVVFSHSNGFLVGFTLNRRGWLGGPLKQVLPWSHVHALGPDAVMVASRDRLTAPEADAFTGGDAEDVVSGRVITDDGRELGTVTDIVLEVDVSEARVVGYEIGGPTVEQGPGSDQRYIPLPETFAVSSDALIVPASVTNFIRDDLSGFGSAVDDFRAQLEEPT
- a CDS encoding PRC-barrel domain-containing protein translates to MTLQFERARRTPVYTRDAADEIGHVIRYVIMPGAHHVAAVHVAGRKRRAQLVDWSSIVGFGPDAVVVDSADSLRPAAGDHEQRVVAGDLDLLGRRVLTDGGYEIGELADVDFDESSGVLELIRTTHTAVGGDGLLAIGPYAVIVRHDAVRKPREPAEE